One segment of Mycolicibacterium sp. YH-1 DNA contains the following:
- a CDS encoding cupin domain-containing protein has product MSRILDIDAEQWRIHLDREPFRIRHHLVGNDLLGAEALARLTDQLPADAVEHNFGALPTLHYAAPTARSDASASEILRTPGFLGTWMAIKNIEQATPYRGLLLDCLADVPDSQRDGDTPHNQQGFVFVSAHRSITPTHYDAEQNFLLQIRGSKAITIGGWPDSASQQREMELKQRGGHRYLPFLPNEPQTFHLEPGDGVYVPPNCPHYVEVFDDPSISLSVTFRTNRSDTFDNAVFLNARLRRLGLSPSPPGTNARVDQMKSLTTRALQRAMQWRR; this is encoded by the coding sequence GTGAGCCGAATCCTCGACATCGATGCCGAACAGTGGCGGATCCACCTCGACCGCGAACCGTTCCGGATTCGACACCACCTCGTCGGTAACGACTTGCTGGGCGCCGAGGCGCTGGCGCGGCTGACCGATCAGCTACCGGCGGATGCCGTCGAACACAACTTCGGAGCACTGCCCACGTTGCACTACGCCGCGCCGACGGCGAGAAGTGACGCGTCTGCCTCTGAAATCCTGCGCACACCGGGGTTTCTCGGCACCTGGATGGCGATCAAGAACATCGAACAGGCCACCCCTTACCGCGGGTTGCTTCTGGATTGCCTGGCCGATGTTCCCGACTCACAGCGCGATGGCGATACCCCGCATAACCAACAGGGATTCGTCTTCGTGTCGGCGCACCGATCGATCACACCAACGCACTACGACGCCGAGCAGAACTTCCTGCTGCAGATTCGGGGAAGCAAGGCGATCACGATCGGCGGCTGGCCGGACAGCGCTTCGCAGCAGCGCGAGATGGAACTCAAGCAACGGGGTGGACACCGCTATTTGCCGTTCCTCCCGAATGAGCCGCAGACGTTCCACCTCGAGCCTGGGGACGGGGTGTACGTTCCGCCGAACTGCCCCCACTATGTCGAGGTCTTCGACGACCCGTCGATTTCACTATCGGTGACGTTCCGCACCAACCGCAGTGACACCTTCGACAACGCAGTGTTCCTCAACGCCCGGCTCCGCAGGCTCGGACTCAGCCCCAGCCCACCCGGCACAAACGCTCGCGTCGACCAGATGAAGTCGCTGACAACGCGTGCTCTGCAACGAGCGATGCAGTGGCGGAGATGA
- a CDS encoding GNAT family N-acetyltransferase, producing MTDQSATLQVERLPIGGPVLADWGRLQSRGAVPTPFLSQQWYSTMAGVAGLVESAEVLACLRAGVVVGLLPIEVVNTGGLRTLGVAGSQWSCPDHLDVVAVPEDRHAVAGAIARHLAERRDWDLLDLAVMAGDSPLPAALRSIMHRPRFVVRADQPVPIRTARVADGAPALGKWARRRLRRVQHIVENNCGTVELVSDPHRVPELLDELMTLHQQRFGDRSVVFATAERRQFHHAAARSLSESRQAHIARLTVGGVDAALLYILTWRSTAYLYCSGLRPSVLQSAGTALRDWILCNGVENCDTIDFLRGEQEWKALRGDTVLNDTRVRVARTTPRVAAEAVKRLLDSDRSEARLS from the coding sequence ATGACGGACCAGTCGGCGACTCTGCAGGTGGAGCGCCTTCCCATCGGGGGTCCGGTACTCGCCGACTGGGGGCGCCTGCAGTCTCGCGGAGCGGTCCCCACCCCCTTCCTGTCCCAGCAGTGGTACTCGACGATGGCCGGGGTGGCAGGACTCGTCGAATCTGCCGAGGTGCTGGCGTGTCTGCGAGCTGGCGTGGTGGTCGGGTTGCTGCCGATCGAGGTCGTCAACACCGGCGGGCTTCGTACCCTCGGTGTCGCGGGATCGCAGTGGAGTTGCCCCGATCACCTTGATGTCGTGGCGGTTCCCGAGGATCGCCACGCGGTGGCCGGTGCGATCGCCCGCCATCTCGCAGAGCGCCGCGACTGGGATCTACTGGATCTGGCGGTGATGGCCGGGGACAGCCCCCTGCCTGCCGCGCTGCGTTCGATCATGCATCGGCCCCGATTCGTGGTTCGTGCCGACCAACCCGTGCCGATCCGGACGGCCCGGGTGGCCGACGGCGCACCCGCGCTCGGAAAGTGGGCCCGTCGACGACTACGACGGGTTCAACACATCGTCGAGAATAACTGCGGCACGGTCGAACTGGTGTCCGACCCGCACCGTGTGCCGGAACTGCTCGATGAACTGATGACTCTGCATCAGCAGCGGTTCGGGGACCGATCCGTGGTCTTCGCCACCGCCGAACGCCGCCAGTTTCACCACGCTGCCGCCCGCTCGCTCAGCGAGAGCCGTCAGGCACACATCGCACGGCTCACGGTCGGCGGTGTCGACGCAGCACTGCTGTACATCCTGACATGGCGTTCAACGGCGTACCTGTACTGCAGCGGACTGCGCCCGAGCGTGTTGCAGTCGGCTGGCACCGCGTTGCGCGACTGGATTCTCTGCAATGGCGTCGAGAATTGCGACACGATCGACTTCCTGCGCGGCGAGCAGGAGTGGAAGGCGCTTCGCGGCGACACTGTGCTGAACGACACCCGGGTGCGCGTCGCGCGGACCACTCCCCGAGTTGCCGCTGAAGCCGTTAAGCGGTTGCTGGACAGTGACAGATCCGAGGCTCGGCTCTCGTGA
- a CDS encoding lipopolysaccharide biosynthesis protein: MRSDLPEPASDLGRTAVKSLLWAGLGFASTRITVFVTTLLLAKLLVPEDFGVVAAALAVVAYMEIILDLGIGAAVIYEQEDGVTERLNSAFTMGVIGCVALTVLGWVATPWLAAFFHTPGQESIYRALFLFLLLRGVSQVHDAILKRDLRYRRRSAVEISRGIARAAVSIPLALTGFGAWAIVWGILASEVTGSVLNWVLVPFRPRLRLDRTVAKAMLQFGLAVTALKVVSEIGMNSDYLVVGNRLGPTELGYYNLAYRIPEMILGAAYWVFSSVAFPVFSRTHRLDASDLGETMLKVLRLSCLFGFTVGTVLALTSRDVVTSILGPQWLPVVAPLTILSLAMALDSIGYASGDIFPAVGRPGLLLAINLPLTVLLVGGFVAASPHGIAAVATVHLMFTVLYGPLRLVLGCRLAKTSVRTGISAMRPALCVAVGIVALALPVRLFTDAGLGSLAAIVAASVVGAAAGLVIGGRDAIPEVRTVVRHALSRS, from the coding sequence GTGAGGTCGGATCTCCCGGAGCCGGCCTCGGACCTCGGCCGCACCGCCGTGAAGAGCCTGCTGTGGGCCGGCCTGGGGTTCGCCTCCACCCGCATCACCGTTTTCGTGACAACACTGTTGTTGGCAAAGCTGTTGGTTCCCGAGGATTTCGGCGTCGTTGCCGCCGCACTCGCCGTGGTCGCTTACATGGAGATCATCCTCGATCTCGGGATCGGCGCGGCGGTGATCTACGAACAGGAAGATGGGGTTACCGAACGGCTCAACAGCGCATTCACCATGGGGGTCATCGGATGTGTGGCACTGACCGTCCTCGGCTGGGTTGCGACGCCCTGGCTGGCCGCGTTCTTCCACACCCCGGGGCAGGAATCGATATACCGGGCGCTGTTTCTGTTCTTGCTGCTACGCGGGGTCTCCCAGGTACACGATGCAATCCTCAAGCGGGATCTGCGTTACCGTCGGCGATCCGCGGTCGAGATCAGCCGAGGTATCGCCCGGGCGGCAGTGTCGATTCCGCTGGCTCTCACCGGCTTCGGAGCCTGGGCCATCGTCTGGGGGATACTGGCCAGTGAAGTCACCGGTTCGGTGTTGAACTGGGTACTGGTCCCGTTTCGACCCAGACTTCGTCTGGATCGCACAGTGGCAAAAGCCATGTTGCAGTTCGGCCTCGCGGTCACCGCACTGAAGGTGGTGTCCGAGATCGGCATGAACTCCGACTATCTCGTGGTCGGAAACCGCTTGGGACCCACCGAGCTGGGCTATTACAACCTTGCCTACCGGATACCCGAGATGATCTTGGGCGCCGCGTACTGGGTGTTCTCCAGCGTCGCGTTCCCGGTGTTCTCCAGAACTCACCGCCTCGATGCCAGCGATCTTGGCGAGACGATGCTCAAGGTGCTGCGCCTGTCGTGTTTGTTCGGATTCACCGTCGGCACCGTGCTGGCCTTGACATCGCGTGACGTCGTCACCAGCATTCTTGGACCCCAATGGCTCCCAGTGGTAGCACCGCTGACGATACTGAGCCTGGCGATGGCACTCGACTCAATCGGCTACGCCTCGGGAGACATCTTCCCAGCCGTGGGGCGTCCCGGCCTGCTACTGGCCATCAACCTGCCATTGACCGTCCTGCTGGTCGGCGGTTTCGTGGCCGCGTCCCCACACGGCATCGCGGCAGTCGCCACGGTGCACCTGATGTTCACCGTGCTATACGGTCCGCTGCGGCTGGTCCTGGGCTGCCGATTGGCGAAAACCTCTGTGCGAACGGGAATCTCTGCCATGCGGCCGGCACTCTGCGTAGCGGTGGGAATCGTGGCGCTGGCCCTTCCTGTCAGGCTGTTCACCGACGCGGGGCTAGGATCGCTGGCTGCAATAGTGGCTGCCAGCGTCGTCGGGGCCGCCGCAGGTCTGGTGATCGGCGGTCGAGACGCAATTCCGGAGGTGCGCACCGTTGTCCGTCATGCCCTCAGTCGGTCATGA
- a CDS encoding glycosyltransferase: MTNRTRIAYLVSRFPQTSETFIVRELDALRLRGTFDLELYSLFPSPDTVHHEVARRWTAMLLRPDLRAGIGGLLWALRRRPRALLDVVSTVLREHRRRPRILVRAVITLVLACAHARHIAGNPAISHIHAHYATYPALAAWVCHRLADVGYSFTAHAHDLYVDDSMLRTKVTDARFVVTISRFNEEILSGLNNSGTPIKVVHCGIDLSRYRFRERTIPRSGPVTVLCVASLQEYKGHRFLLEALATGGPQTSRIRLDLIGAGHLETQLRQQAASLGLTDRVRFLGARDEAYVAQALADADLFVLPSVIARDGQMEGLPVALMEALASGVPTVSTELSGIPEIIVNEVTGLLAAAGDSAALADALESMMTDPDLAQRCTRRGRSLVEQEFDLDRNVGTLADLFEQFVTETR; this comes from the coding sequence ATGACGAATAGAACCCGTATCGCGTACCTGGTATCCCGGTTTCCCCAAACGTCCGAAACGTTCATCGTGCGCGAACTCGATGCCCTCCGCCTGCGTGGGACGTTCGACCTGGAGCTGTACTCGCTTTTCCCCTCACCCGATACCGTCCACCACGAAGTTGCGCGGCGATGGACCGCGATGCTCCTGCGTCCCGACCTTCGGGCGGGAATCGGCGGCCTGCTGTGGGCACTGCGCCGGCGGCCACGCGCGTTACTCGACGTGGTCTCCACAGTGCTGCGCGAACACCGCCGGCGGCCGAGAATCCTGGTCCGGGCAGTCATCACCCTGGTACTGGCGTGCGCCCACGCACGGCACATCGCGGGGAATCCCGCTATCTCGCACATACACGCCCACTACGCCACCTACCCCGCACTGGCCGCGTGGGTCTGCCACCGCCTCGCCGACGTCGGATACAGCTTCACGGCCCATGCTCATGACCTCTACGTGGATGATTCGATGCTGCGGACAAAGGTCACGGATGCCCGATTCGTGGTCACGATCTCGCGTTTCAATGAGGAGATTCTGAGCGGCCTCAACAACAGTGGCACCCCGATCAAGGTGGTCCACTGCGGAATTGACTTGTCCCGATACAGGTTCCGCGAACGCACAATTCCGCGGAGCGGCCCCGTGACCGTGCTATGCGTGGCCTCGCTGCAGGAGTACAAAGGACATCGATTTCTGCTTGAAGCGCTCGCCACGGGTGGCCCACAGACATCGCGCATCCGGCTCGACCTCATCGGGGCCGGCCATCTGGAGACCCAACTCCGCCAGCAGGCAGCCTCGCTCGGATTGACCGATCGGGTGCGATTCCTCGGCGCCCGCGACGAGGCGTACGTGGCTCAGGCCCTCGCGGATGCAGATCTTTTCGTACTTCCCAGTGTGATCGCCAGGGATGGCCAGATGGAGGGCCTACCGGTGGCGCTTATGGAGGCCCTGGCCTCCGGTGTGCCCACCGTCTCCACCGAGTTGTCGGGTATCCCGGAGATCATCGTCAACGAGGTCACCGGATTGCTCGCAGCTGCAGGCGATTCCGCGGCACTGGCCGACGCGCTGGAATCGATGATGACCGATCCCGATCTGGCGCAGCGCTGCACCCGCCGCGGTCGCAGCCTCGTCGAGCAGGAATTTGACCTGGACCGCAACGTCGGAACTTTGGCTGACCTCTTCGAGCAGTTCGTCACCGAGACCCGGTAA
- a CDS encoding glycosyltransferase family 4 protein — MKRIVLVEFPPSGGLFQFALQLGEALAKDGDRVDVVTGPSPELDSRVSGCRVRSILPTWHPTAGAGAPEWWRKARRAVRGVQHALAWLILIGYLAATRPDIVAWSSWRFPVDGWGVRVVRRLLPRATLVLVAHEPRPLVEQPGHDGMYKASAATRGALAGAYAVLDVVYVLGDSAKQVVTEVWPTTATVRVMPHGDEGIFAGAELPEVSCTQPVALVFGTITNYKGIDTLCAAWPAVRARVPTAQLVIAGALSADVDENGLRNEVAGLDGAELHAGYIPVAEVSSLFARARCVVLPYKRSSQSGVAHLAHTLGRPVVASRVGDIPSVVIDGVSGLLVDPEDPVSLAAAVVRLLTDQDYAHGLGREGCRALADRASWDQVAAAFRAGLPERTPPD; from the coding sequence GTGAAACGCATCGTCTTGGTGGAGTTTCCGCCATCCGGTGGCTTGTTCCAGTTCGCACTGCAATTGGGCGAGGCACTGGCCAAGGACGGCGACCGAGTGGATGTGGTCACGGGCCCGTCACCGGAACTGGATTCCCGCGTTTCGGGATGCCGGGTGCGCAGTATTCTGCCGACCTGGCATCCCACAGCGGGGGCGGGTGCACCCGAGTGGTGGCGCAAGGCTCGACGCGCGGTCCGCGGTGTTCAGCATGCCCTGGCGTGGCTGATTCTGATCGGCTACCTGGCCGCGACCCGGCCCGACATCGTGGCGTGGTCCTCGTGGCGGTTCCCCGTTGACGGGTGGGGAGTGCGGGTTGTTCGGCGACTGCTGCCCAGGGCGACATTGGTGCTCGTTGCCCACGAGCCCCGACCCCTTGTCGAACAACCCGGGCACGACGGCATGTACAAGGCCTCGGCGGCGACGCGTGGTGCGCTGGCGGGAGCCTATGCCGTTCTCGATGTTGTCTACGTACTCGGTGATTCCGCAAAGCAGGTAGTGACCGAGGTCTGGCCGACCACCGCGACGGTTCGGGTCATGCCGCACGGCGACGAGGGAATCTTCGCCGGGGCCGAGCTACCCGAGGTGTCGTGTACCCAACCTGTTGCGCTGGTGTTCGGCACGATCACGAACTACAAGGGGATCGACACTCTGTGCGCCGCATGGCCGGCGGTGCGCGCCCGCGTGCCCACCGCCCAACTCGTGATAGCGGGGGCGCTCAGTGCGGATGTCGATGAGAATGGGCTGCGCAATGAGGTCGCCGGGTTGGACGGCGCGGAGTTGCACGCCGGCTACATCCCGGTGGCGGAGGTCTCAAGCCTTTTCGCGCGTGCACGCTGTGTTGTCCTGCCGTACAAGCGGAGTAGCCAATCCGGAGTTGCCCACCTCGCCCACACCCTGGGCCGTCCGGTGGTCGCCTCGCGCGTGGGCGACATACCGTCGGTGGTCATCGACGGAGTATCGGGTCTGCTGGTCGATCCGGAGGACCCGGTGTCGCTGGCAGCTGCGGTGGTCCGACTCCTCACGGATCAGGACTATGCGCACGGATTGGGGCGGGAAGGCTGTCGCGCGCTCGCCGATCGGGCGTCCTGGGATCAGGTGGCGGCTGCCTTTCGTGCCGGGCTGCCGGAGCGCACTCCACCTGACTGA
- a CDS encoding lipopolysaccharide biosynthesis protein, protein MARSGRQAAWNYLVFGLSKSSTLIMTVVVARVLTPAEFGFFALALLVVNLFDYIKDMGVGAALVQSPSDWRRLAPTGLTLSILFGVIAGAVLALTAPLSAAVLGNPELTPLIRVLAVALVLNALSTVPSALLRRNLDFRRRLIPEVSGAIVKTVLTIGLALSGYGVWSLVYGQLAAVLVMCVGYWWVAKPMTTTCGFDRREAAALVRFGLPATAATLVAYAIYNVDYLAIGSRLGETELGLYTLAYRIPELVVLNLCVVISDVLFSALSRMQHDRPALAEHYGQVLTMVVTLTAPISITLAVAAPAVVEVLYGDKYGGVAAPLAVISLYTLLYSASFHSGDVLKAIGRPTVLTVINVAKLAVMIGPVWWAAGHSLMMVAWVLVAVEFVHFCIRIAIVRALADVPVGLVLGAVVKPMPATAVAAAAMLGAMQVISVWPAFAVVLIVSLVGLITYIAVLRLTAPDVIALVRTIVRSRGGEQEC, encoded by the coding sequence GTGGCTCGTTCCGGCCGGCAGGCGGCGTGGAACTATCTGGTCTTCGGACTGAGCAAGAGTTCGACGTTGATCATGACGGTCGTCGTCGCCAGAGTGCTGACACCCGCAGAGTTCGGGTTCTTCGCCTTGGCGTTGTTGGTCGTCAACCTGTTCGACTACATCAAGGACATGGGTGTCGGCGCCGCGCTGGTCCAGAGCCCGTCCGATTGGCGGCGGTTGGCGCCAACAGGCCTGACCCTGTCGATCCTGTTCGGGGTGATCGCCGGCGCGGTGTTGGCACTGACCGCGCCGCTGAGCGCCGCCGTGCTGGGGAACCCCGAGCTGACCCCACTGATTCGGGTTCTCGCCGTTGCGCTGGTGCTCAATGCCTTGAGCACGGTCCCGTCCGCTCTGCTGCGCCGGAATCTCGATTTCCGCCGACGCCTCATCCCCGAGGTCTCCGGTGCGATCGTGAAAACGGTGCTGACGATTGGCCTGGCGCTGTCGGGGTATGGCGTTTGGAGTTTGGTGTACGGCCAGCTCGCCGCCGTACTCGTGATGTGCGTGGGCTATTGGTGGGTGGCGAAGCCGATGACCACGACGTGCGGATTCGATCGCCGTGAGGCTGCCGCGCTGGTTCGCTTCGGATTGCCTGCAACGGCGGCGACATTGGTTGCCTACGCGATCTACAACGTGGACTACCTGGCAATCGGATCCCGTCTCGGTGAAACCGAACTGGGGCTCTACACGCTGGCCTATCGGATCCCAGAATTGGTGGTCTTGAATCTGTGCGTCGTGATCAGCGACGTCCTCTTCAGCGCACTGTCCCGGATGCAACACGACAGGCCTGCGCTGGCGGAGCACTACGGCCAGGTGCTCACGATGGTCGTCACGCTCACGGCTCCGATCAGCATCACGCTCGCAGTGGCAGCGCCGGCAGTGGTCGAGGTGCTGTACGGCGACAAATACGGCGGAGTCGCCGCGCCGCTGGCGGTGATATCTCTATACACCCTCCTGTATTCCGCGTCGTTCCACTCCGGCGATGTGCTGAAGGCAATTGGCCGACCAACCGTCCTCACGGTGATCAATGTGGCCAAGCTGGCAGTGATGATCGGTCCGGTCTGGTGGGCGGCGGGGCACAGCCTGATGATGGTCGCGTGGGTACTGGTCGCAGTGGAATTCGTGCACTTCTGTATCCGCATCGCCATCGTCCGGGCGCTGGCCGACGTTCCAGTGGGATTGGTGCTGGGGGCAGTCGTCAAGCCGATGCCCGCGACCGCTGTAGCGGCGGCAGCGATGTTGGGCGCCATGCAGGTCATCTCTGTCTGGCCCGCGTTCGCCGTCGTGCTGATCGTGTCCCTGGTGGGGTTGATCACCTATATCGCTGTGCTCAGGCTTACGGCACCCGACGTAATCGCTTTGGTGCGAACGATCGTACGTTCGCGTGGTGGCGAACAGGAGTGCTGA
- a CDS encoding alkane 1-monooxygenase, which yields MTDLSVFWWTGLVITFGVIPLLDRLVGSDSEDRPEEILERIEHDRFYRWATYCYLPNQYLALIFACWLWAGGGWLSMTVVDKFGLMVTVGIVGGIAINTAHELSHKRSRTERRLATLALVQTGYAHFIVEHQHGHHIRVATPEDTTTSRLGDSYYRFVPRSVFGGIRFAWTYERKRLARRQKSFYGAQNTILRGWLLCLATGVVLAAWFGPTVLPWLVGQAIVGVCVLESVNYVEHYGLTRRKLPDGRYERVTPSHSWNSNAIVTNVFLYHLQRHSDHHANPMRRYQILRHHEQAPQLPFSYATMILLALIPPVWRRVMDPRVAEVSQFPRNPLRTEV from the coding sequence ATGACCGACCTGAGCGTGTTCTGGTGGACCGGACTGGTGATTACCTTCGGGGTCATACCGCTGCTCGACCGCCTTGTCGGCTCCGACTCGGAAGACCGACCCGAGGAAATCCTGGAACGCATCGAGCACGATCGGTTCTACCGGTGGGCCACCTACTGCTATCTGCCAAATCAGTACCTGGCGTTAATATTTGCCTGCTGGCTCTGGGCCGGCGGGGGCTGGCTATCGATGACCGTCGTCGACAAGTTCGGGCTGATGGTGACGGTGGGCATCGTCGGCGGTATCGCGATCAACACCGCCCACGAGCTGAGTCATAAGCGAAGCCGCACCGAGCGGCGGTTGGCCACGCTCGCACTCGTGCAGACTGGTTACGCGCACTTCATCGTCGAGCACCAGCACGGTCACCACATTCGCGTCGCGACACCCGAGGACACCACCACTTCCCGATTGGGTGACAGCTACTACCGTTTCGTTCCTCGATCGGTGTTCGGGGGCATCCGCTTCGCGTGGACATACGAGCGGAAACGGTTGGCGCGCAGACAGAAATCTTTCTACGGCGCACAGAACACGATCCTGCGCGGTTGGCTGTTGTGCCTGGCGACGGGCGTCGTCCTTGCGGCCTGGTTCGGCCCCACCGTATTGCCGTGGCTTGTCGGCCAGGCCATAGTCGGTGTCTGCGTGTTGGAGAGTGTCAACTACGTAGAGCACTACGGACTCACGCGGCGAAAGCTACCCGACGGCCGCTACGAGCGGGTGACCCCGTCGCACAGCTGGAACAGCAACGCGATCGTCACCAACGTGTTTCTCTACCACCTGCAGCGCCATTCCGATCACCACGCCAACCCGATGCGCCGCTATCAAATTCTGCGCCATCACGAACAGGCGCCGCAGCTGCCGTTCAGCTACGCCACGATGATCCTGCTCGCTCTGATACCGCCCGTGTGGCGGCGCGTGATGGACCCACGTGTCGCCGAGGTGAGCCAGTTCCCCCGAAATCCGCTGAGGACCGAGGTGTAG
- a CDS encoding GAP family protein: MLTELIPLALVVALSPLSIIPAVLVLHSARPRPTGLAFLLGWLIGLVVLTTIFVEVSGLLGGLDKPPSWASWLRVVVGSALIAFGVYRWLARHRSTHTPKWMSGLTTITPARALITAAALTVVNPKVLFICAAAGLAIGAEGLGRQGVWLAELVYVAVAASTVALPILAYAVSGDRLDQPLARLKDWMERQHATLVAAILVVIGLLVLYKGIHGM; the protein is encoded by the coding sequence ATGCTCACCGAACTCATACCGCTCGCGCTGGTCGTCGCGCTGTCGCCGCTGTCGATCATCCCCGCGGTGCTGGTGCTGCACTCGGCGAGGCCGAGGCCCACCGGCCTGGCGTTTCTTCTGGGCTGGCTGATCGGCCTAGTCGTTCTCACGACGATCTTCGTCGAGGTGTCCGGTCTCCTCGGCGGGCTCGACAAGCCGCCGAGCTGGGCGTCATGGCTACGCGTGGTCGTCGGCTCTGCGCTCATCGCATTCGGCGTCTACCGCTGGCTGGCGCGCCACCGGTCAACGCACACACCGAAGTGGATGAGCGGCCTGACCACGATCACTCCGGCGCGCGCCCTGATCACCGCCGCTGCGCTCACCGTCGTCAACCCGAAGGTGCTGTTCATCTGTGCCGCAGCGGGTTTGGCGATCGGCGCCGAGGGGCTCGGCAGGCAGGGGGTATGGCTCGCCGAGCTGGTCTACGTCGCGGTCGCCGCATCCACGGTGGCGTTGCCGATCCTGGCGTACGCCGTCTCCGGGGATCGGCTCGATCAGCCGTTGGCGCGGCTCAAGGACTGGATGGAGCGCCAGCACGCAACCCTGGTCGCCGCCATCCTCGTGGTTATCGGTCTTCTGGTGTTGTACAAGGGCATTCACGGCATGTAG